Proteins co-encoded in one Desulfurobacteriaceae bacterium genomic window:
- the trpB gene encoding tryptophan synthase subunit beta, translating to MYNYPDEKGKFGIYGGKYVPETLMAALSELEENYHRIKKDPSFQEEFKDLLREYVGRPTPLQYAQRFSEYLGNGIKVYLKREDLNHTGAHKINNALGQALLAKRMGKRRIIAETGAGQHGVATATACAFLGLECVVYMGEEDVRRQALNVFRMELLGAKVEVVKSGSRTLKDAVNEALRDWVTNVRTTHYIIGSAVGPHPYPEMVRDFQSVIGNETKEQILQKEGRLPDTIVACVGGGSNAIGMFYPFIEEKSVRLVGVEAGGYGLDTDKHAATLCKGTVGVFHGAKSYVLQTEDGQITPTHSVSAGLDYPGVGPEHSLLKDIKRAEYFAVTDEEALEAFQILSRTEGIIPALESSHAVAWVIRNKENLKGQLVVINLSGRGDKDVAQVKDILEEKLK from the coding sequence TTGTATAACTACCCAGATGAGAAAGGGAAATTCGGTATATACGGTGGAAAGTATGTTCCTGAAACGTTAATGGCAGCACTATCTGAACTTGAAGAAAATTACCACAGGATAAAAAAGGATCCTTCCTTTCAAGAAGAATTTAAAGATCTTCTAAGAGAGTACGTTGGACGTCCTACTCCTTTACAGTATGCCCAAAGGTTTTCTGAGTATCTTGGAAACGGTATAAAGGTTTACTTAAAAAGGGAAGACTTAAACCATACTGGTGCCCACAAGATAAACAATGCTCTTGGACAGGCACTCTTAGCAAAACGTATGGGAAAAAGAAGGATTATCGCTGAAACAGGTGCAGGACAGCACGGAGTTGCTACTGCTACAGCTTGTGCTTTCTTAGGTTTAGAGTGTGTTGTTTACATGGGAGAAGAGGACGTAAGGAGACAAGCTTTAAACGTTTTTAGAATGGAACTTCTAGGGGCTAAAGTAGAAGTTGTAAAAAGTGGTAGCAGAACTTTAAAAGATGCTGTAAATGAAGCTTTAAGGGATTGGGTTACAAACGTTAGAACAACCCACTACATCATCGGTTCTGCCGTTGGTCCCCATCCTTATCCAGAAATGGTTAGGGATTTTCAGTCTGTGATAGGAAACGAAACTAAAGAACAGATACTACAAAAAGAGGGAAGACTTCCAGATACCATTGTTGCTTGTGTCGGTGGTGGAAGCAATGCAATAGGGATGTTTTATCCTTTCATTGAAGAAAAAAGCGTGAGACTAGTTGGAGTTGAAGCTGGTGGGTATGGACTTGATACCGATAAACATGCTGCAACCTTGTGTAAAGGAACTGTGGGAGTCTTTCACGGAGCTAAATCCTACGTTTTACAAACGGAAGATGGACAAATAACTCCTACCCACTCTGTATCTGCAGGGCTTGATTATCCTGGAGTAGGACCAGAACATTCCTTATTAAAGGATATAAAGAGAGCTGAATATTTTGCTGTTACTGACGAAGAAGCTTTAGAGGCCTTTCAGATTCTCTCAAGGACAGAAGGGATAATTCCTGCTCTTGAAAGTTCACATGCAGTTGCTTGGGTAATAAGAAATAAAGAAAATCTAAAAGGACAACTTGTCGTTATTAATCTCTCTGGAAGAGGAGATAAAGACGTAGCACAAGTTAAAGATATATTGGAAGAAAAGTTAAAATAA
- a CDS encoding 4Fe-4S dicluster domain-containing protein, with the protein MSKKRKLMKVYPIEENCISCRYCEVACTMVHSKSQDPVKAYKLEGLKPRPTVEVKGAVSISVMCRHCKHPFCLDACISGAITQDENGKVKLDEEKCVGCWGCVLVCPFGAAHPFVERKHSFKCDLCEGRNFPACVEACPNRALIYDFER; encoded by the coding sequence ATGTCAAAGAAAAGAAAACTTATGAAGGTGTATCCAATAGAGGAAAACTGTATATCCTGTAGGTATTGCGAAGTTGCTTGTACAATGGTTCACAGTAAAAGCCAAGACCCTGTTAAAGCTTACAAGTTAGAAGGTCTAAAGCCAAGACCAACTGTTGAAGTAAAGGGAGCAGTTTCCATATCTGTTATGTGTCGCCACTGTAAACATCCTTTCTGTCTTGATGCTTGTATTTCAGGAGCAATTACTCAAGACGAAAATGGAAAAGTTAAGCTTGATGAAGAAAAGTGTGTAGGTTGTTGGGGATGCGTTCTAGTTTGTCCATTTGGAGCAGCCCATCCGTTTGTAGAAAGGAAACACTCCTTTAAGTGTGATTTATGTGAAGGAAGGAATTTCCCAGCTTGTGTTGAAGCGTGTCCCAATAGAGCACTCATTTATGACTTTGAGAGGTAA
- a CDS encoding glutamine amidotransferase family protein, which translates to MACYSEMSGCGLAGIVNKDGKAISGKFIYESISSMKERGNGMGAGYAAYGIYPDMAEYYAFHVMLDSLDVEPEVKAVLTKFFKIVKSEIIPTKSVPSLYKKTTPPVFYRYFVEPKEDARLPLESEEDMVVRAVMTINDGVKGAYVISSGKNMGAFKGVGHPDEIGDFFEIKEYEGYIWLAHTRFPTNTPGWWGGAHPFTLLDWAIVHNGEITSYGTNKRYVEMFGYKCTLLTDTEVAAYLFDLLFRKHKLPIKAVFMAMASPFWKDVNRYKEIGDEKLFEMIKMIRTVYAPAMLNGPFAMLFAFRDGVIGFNDRIKLRPFVVAEKGETVYMASEESAIKVICKDPEKVWMPRAGEPVIVLLNRCQDKDSCQPT; encoded by the coding sequence ATGGCTTGCTATAGTGAAATGTCCGGTTGCGGTCTTGCAGGAATAGTGAACAAAGATGGGAAAGCAATTTCCGGGAAATTCATTTATGAATCCATATCTTCCATGAAAGAACGTGGAAACGGAATGGGTGCAGGTTATGCCGCTTACGGTATCTATCCAGATATGGCAGAATATTACGCTTTCCACGTTATGCTTGACAGCTTAGATGTAGAACCTGAAGTAAAAGCGGTCTTAACCAAATTTTTCAAGATAGTTAAGAGTGAGATAATTCCTACTAAGAGCGTTCCTTCCCTTTACAAGAAAACAACTCCTCCAGTCTTTTATAGGTATTTTGTAGAACCTAAAGAAGATGCAAGGCTTCCATTAGAAAGTGAAGAGGATATGGTTGTAAGAGCTGTAATGACAATAAACGATGGCGTTAAAGGTGCTTATGTAATATCCAGTGGAAAGAATATGGGTGCATTCAAAGGAGTTGGACACCCTGATGAAATAGGTGATTTTTTTGAAATAAAGGAATACGAAGGGTATATTTGGCTTGCTCACACCCGCTTCCCAACCAACACCCCTGGATGGTGGGGAGGAGCACACCCATTTACTCTTCTTGACTGGGCAATCGTTCATAACGGAGAGATTACCTCTTACGGAACAAATAAAAGATACGTAGAGATGTTTGGATATAAATGTACTCTTTTGACAGATACAGAAGTTGCAGCATACCTTTTTGATCTTCTCTTTAGAAAACACAAACTTCCAATAAAAGCAGTCTTTATGGCAATGGCATCTCCGTTCTGGAAAGATGTAAACCGCTACAAAGAAATTGGAGATGAAAAGCTTTTTGAAATGATAAAGATGATAAGAACAGTTTATGCTCCAGCAATGCTTAACGGACCTTTTGCAATGCTTTTTGCTTTTAGAGATGGAGTTATAGGCTTTAACGATAGAATTAAACTAAGACCTTTTGTCGTTGCTGAGAAAGGAGAAACTGTCTACATGGCAAGTGAAGAATCTGCAATTAAAGTTATTTGTAAAGATCCAGAAAAAGTTTGGATGCCAAGAGCTGGAGAACCAGTTATCGTTCTTTTAAATAGGTGTCAAGATAAAGATTCTTGCCAACCTACCTAA
- a CDS encoding FAD-dependent oxidoreductase encodes MRYVIIGNSAAAVGCITGIRKVDKEGEIVVISYEDRCYSKPMIADVLVDFPEEKLIYRDEDFFSVNKVEQKLRKKAVKIDSSEKKVILEDGETIPYDKLLISTGAVPFVPPILGSDKEGVFTFTELKSAKDFKEYLKENNVNKVVVIGSGFIGLEVAYFLREINKEVVVVELLNRVLGKALDERGSQIVEKMLRDKGVEFIFNNTVEEILGDKKVKGVKLKSGEFLEAGAVVIAIGVRPNVDLAKDAGIEVNRGIITDEHMRTNIPDIYAAGDCIECIDITDGVRKNLPLFPLAFEQGLIAGLNMAGKEIKYLGGIPLNSLKFLEKPVLNAGIVDPPDESFEVIVNDRFEEEGYYRKAIIKDGKLVGFVAIGEIDRVGILTNLIRQKIDVSNIKDRLVSLDFGLVDLPSWWRQEKLVEDKTAYKDWRAV; translated from the coding sequence ATGAGATACGTAATCATAGGAAACAGTGCCGCAGCCGTTGGGTGCATTACAGGAATTAGGAAAGTTGACAAAGAGGGTGAAATAGTTGTCATCTCTTATGAAGATAGGTGTTATTCAAAGCCTATGATTGCCGATGTTCTTGTAGATTTCCCAGAGGAAAAGCTCATTTATAGAGATGAAGATTTCTTTAGCGTTAACAAAGTAGAACAAAAACTTAGGAAAAAAGCTGTAAAAATAGATTCCAGTGAAAAGAAAGTCATTCTTGAAGATGGAGAAACCATCCCTTACGATAAACTTCTAATATCAACCGGTGCTGTTCCTTTTGTTCCTCCAATTTTAGGTAGTGATAAGGAAGGAGTATTTACATTTACAGAGTTAAAGAGTGCTAAAGACTTTAAGGAATATTTAAAAGAGAATAATGTTAACAAAGTGGTAGTAATTGGTTCCGGTTTTATAGGTCTAGAAGTCGCTTATTTCTTAAGAGAGATAAACAAAGAAGTTGTTGTTGTTGAACTGCTTAATAGAGTTCTTGGAAAGGCGCTTGATGAGAGGGGTTCACAGATAGTAGAAAAGATGTTAAGGGATAAGGGAGTTGAATTCATCTTCAACAATACTGTAGAGGAAATCCTAGGAGATAAAAAAGTAAAAGGTGTTAAGCTTAAAAGCGGTGAGTTTTTAGAAGCCGGTGCTGTTGTTATAGCAATTGGTGTAAGACCAAATGTGGATCTTGCTAAAGATGCTGGAATAGAGGTAAATAGAGGAATAATTACAGACGAACACATGAGAACGAACATTCCTGACATCTATGCTGCTGGTGATTGTATAGAGTGTATAGACATTACAGATGGGGTTAGAAAGAATTTACCTCTATTTCCTCTTGCTTTTGAGCAAGGTCTCATAGCCGGTTTAAATATGGCTGGAAAGGAAATAAAGTACTTAGGAGGAATTCCTCTCAACTCTTTAAAGTTTTTAGAGAAACCTGTTCTAAATGCAGGTATTGTAGATCCACCTGACGAGTCTTTTGAAGTTATTGTTAACGATAGGTTTGAAGAAGAGGGTTACTATAGAAAAGCAATAATTAAAGACGGAAAGCTTGTAGGTTTTGTTGCTATTGGAGAAATAGATAGGGTGGGTATCCTAACCAACCTGATAAGGCAGAAAATTGACGTTTCTAACATCAAAGACAGGCTTGTGTCCCTTGATTTCGGATTAGTCGATCTTCCAAGCTGGTGGAGACAGGAAAAGCTTGTAGAGGATAAGACGGCTTACAAGGATTGGAGGGCTGTGTAA